From a single Adhaeribacter swui genomic region:
- a CDS encoding helix-turn-helix transcriptional regulator, protein MNEQDTKRLSRLAAILTQLQTKRLLTATNLAAKFKVSVRTIYRDIRALEQAGVPVITEEGKGYTLMEGYKIPPIMFSEKQANALILAEQLVLKNKDASFINDYTEAIDKIKAVLRQAEKDKANLLADRTRFAQNLNRERSSNHLSQLQYALTNFYLIQIDYCNEQGKTTSRSIEPFALISTTENWLLIAYCRLRAEFRYFRLDRITKMQMLSEKFAPHPMTLQEFFEKYH, encoded by the coding sequence ATGAACGAGCAGGATACCAAACGACTTTCCCGGCTGGCTGCCATTCTCACGCAACTGCAAACCAAACGTCTACTAACCGCGACAAATCTGGCAGCTAAATTTAAGGTAAGCGTCAGAACCATTTACCGCGACATCCGGGCTTTGGAACAAGCCGGGGTTCCGGTTATTACCGAAGAAGGGAAAGGCTATACCTTAATGGAAGGGTATAAAATTCCGCCCATCATGTTTTCTGAAAAACAAGCGAATGCCTTAATTCTGGCCGAACAATTAGTTTTAAAAAATAAAGACGCCTCGTTTATTAATGATTATACCGAAGCCATTGACAAAATAAAAGCGGTACTGCGGCAAGCAGAGAAAGACAAAGCAAATTTACTAGCCGATCGTACCCGTTTTGCACAAAACCTTAACCGGGAAAGAAGCAGCAACCATCTTTCGCAGCTACAATACGCCCTCACCAATTTTTACCTGATACAAATTGATTATTGCAACGAACAAGGCAAAACCACCAGCCGCAGCATTGAGCCCTTTGCCCTAATCAGCACTACCGAAAATTGGCTTTTAATCGCTTACTGCCGTTTACGGGCGGAGTTTAGATACTTCCGCTTAGATCGAATAACCAAGATGCAAATGCTTTCAGAGAAGTTTGCGCCCCACCCTATGACTTTACAGGAATTTTTTGAAAAATATCATTAG
- a CDS encoding VOC family protein, which produces MATVNTYLYFNGNCEKAFNFYKSVFKKEFKFIGRYKDVPADARQNFPHCKDEHIMHIGLPISNETIIMGADIIDVKRQENSAARYFSLYINTESKEEADRLFDSFSKEGEIKLPISEQFWGSYYGICVDKFGINWKISFSLQTT; this is translated from the coding sequence ATGGCAACAGTTAACACCTATTTATATTTTAATGGGAATTGTGAAAAAGCCTTTAACTTTTATAAATCTGTTTTTAAGAAAGAATTCAAATTTATTGGACGTTATAAAGATGTGCCTGCAGATGCAAGACAGAATTTCCCGCATTGCAAAGATGAACATATTATGCATATAGGACTACCTATTAGTAATGAAACAATTATAATGGGAGCCGACATTATTGATGTCAAACGACAAGAAAATAGTGCAGCTAGATACTTCTCGCTTTATATTAATACTGAAAGTAAAGAAGAAGCTGATAGGTTGTTTGATTCGTTCTCAAAAGAAGGAGAAATAAAACTTCCTATTTCTGAGCAATTTTGGGGTTCTTATTATGGAATCTGCGTGGATAAATTTGGTATTAACTGGAAAATTAGTTTCAGTTTGCAAACTACTTAA
- a CDS encoding alpha-galactosidase: MIAFNPSRYQFGHFLKKSIFLSFLLFWSITSAWAQQATIIPIETQRFGMALQVGTDKRVGIIHFGTKLNNSAEYQYAPAMYRRGDDYSGILNAAYTPSGSRNLVEPAIQVTHADGNTSLDLQYVRHNVQKTDNNVSTTSVVLRDPVYGLEVTLYYKVYTAEDVVEQWSVIKNNEKGNVTLNKYASANLYVSANNYWLKHYHGDWAKEMQTEETRLTPGIKVLDTKLGTRANLYQPPSFMVSLDRPATEDEGRVLYGSVEWTGNFRVDLEVDPLNNLRLIAGINPHASEYTLTKGQEFTTPLFLYTYSDKGKGAASRNLHRWARNYRIMQGNGSRLTLLNNWEATYFDFNEPKLAELIKDTKRLGVDMFLLDDGWFANKYPRNADNAGLGDWQENVKKLPHGIGYLVKEAQNNQVKFGIWVEPEMVNPKSELYEKHPDWVIRQPKREEHLYRNQLVLDLSNPKVQDFVFGVLDNIMTKNPNVAFFKWDCNAVIYNAHSEYLKNKQSHLYVDYVRGLYKVLERFRAKYPDLPMMLCSGGGGRVDYGALKYFTEFWVSDNTDPLERIFMQYEYSYFFPAIAHDNHVTDWGKQPIKYRTDVAMMGKLGFDIVVSKLEPNDLQFCQDAVKTYKSLSDVIWHGDLYRLANPRDNDFASVMYVNEAKNRAVMFNYLVSNRYGAGTLSPVKMGGLDPNKKYQVKEINLYPGTQSSITGNTSYSGNYLMTVGFNPNVNARRTSVILEITEAR, from the coding sequence ATGATCGCTTTTAACCCGAGCCGTTACCAGTTTGGCCATTTTTTAAAAAAAAGCATATTTTTAAGTTTTTTACTTTTTTGGTCTATAACATCCGCATGGGCCCAACAGGCAACCATTATCCCCATCGAAACACAACGTTTCGGTATGGCTTTGCAAGTAGGCACCGATAAACGGGTGGGCATTATACATTTCGGCACTAAGCTTAATAACAGCGCGGAGTACCAATACGCACCGGCTATGTACCGCCGCGGCGACGATTATTCCGGCATTTTAAATGCGGCATATACGCCTAGTGGCTCGCGCAACCTGGTAGAACCCGCTATTCAGGTAACGCACGCCGATGGCAATACTTCGCTGGATTTGCAGTACGTGCGCCATAACGTGCAGAAAACTGATAATAACGTTTCTACCACCAGCGTAGTGCTTCGCGACCCGGTTTATGGCCTGGAAGTTACCCTGTATTACAAAGTGTACACCGCCGAAGACGTAGTGGAGCAATGGTCGGTGATTAAAAACAACGAAAAAGGCAATGTAACCCTGAATAAATATGCATCGGCCAATTTGTACGTGTCGGCTAATAATTACTGGCTCAAACACTACCACGGCGATTGGGCCAAAGAAATGCAAACCGAAGAAACTCGCCTGACTCCGGGCATTAAAGTACTGGATACAAAACTGGGTACCCGCGCCAACCTATACCAACCGCCTTCCTTTATGGTTTCGCTGGACCGTCCCGCTACCGAAGACGAAGGCCGCGTATTGTACGGTTCCGTAGAATGGACAGGAAATTTCCGGGTTGATTTAGAAGTAGACCCATTGAATAATCTACGTTTGATTGCCGGGATAAACCCGCACGCTTCGGAATACACCTTAACCAAAGGGCAGGAATTTACTACCCCCTTGTTCCTATACACTTACTCGGATAAAGGAAAAGGCGCTGCCAGCCGCAACCTGCACCGCTGGGCCCGCAATTACCGCATTATGCAAGGAAATGGTTCCCGCTTAACCTTGCTGAATAACTGGGAAGCTACTTACTTCGATTTTAACGAGCCCAAACTGGCCGAGTTGATTAAAGATACCAAGCGCCTGGGCGTTGATATGTTTTTGCTTGACGATGGCTGGTTCGCGAACAAATACCCCCGCAATGCCGATAATGCTGGCTTAGGGGATTGGCAGGAAAATGTTAAAAAATTGCCGCACGGCATCGGTTATTTAGTAAAAGAGGCGCAGAACAACCAGGTAAAATTTGGTATTTGGGTAGAGCCCGAAATGGTAAATCCCAAAAGCGAGCTCTACGAAAAACACCCCGACTGGGTAATTCGCCAACCGAAGCGGGAAGAGCATTTGTACCGCAACCAATTGGTACTGGATTTAAGCAACCCTAAAGTGCAGGATTTTGTGTTTGGCGTGCTGGATAATATTATGACCAAAAACCCGAATGTAGCTTTCTTTAAATGGGATTGCAACGCCGTTATTTACAACGCGCATTCGGAATATTTAAAAAATAAGCAATCGCATTTGTACGTGGATTACGTACGCGGTTTGTACAAAGTGCTCGAGCGTTTCCGGGCCAAATACCCGGATTTACCCATGATGTTGTGTTCCGGCGGTGGGGGCCGCGTGGATTATGGTGCTTTAAAATATTTTACCGAGTTCTGGGTAAGCGACAATACCGATCCGTTGGAGCGGATTTTTATGCAGTACGAGTATTCTTACTTTTTCCCGGCCATAGCCCACGACAACCACGTAACTGACTGGGGCAAGCAACCCATTAAATACCGCACAGACGTAGCCATGATGGGCAAACTGGGCTTTGACATTGTGGTAAGTAAACTGGAACCAAACGACTTGCAATTCTGCCAGGACGCCGTTAAAACTTATAAGTCCCTAAGCGACGTGATCTGGCACGGCGATTTATACCGGTTGGCCAACCCTCGCGACAACGATTTTGCCTCGGTGATGTACGTAAACGAAGCTAAAAACCGGGCGGTCATGTTTAACTATTTGGTATCTAACCGCTACGGTGCCGGAACTTTGTCGCCGGTTAAAATGGGCGGCTTAGACCCGAATAAAAAGTACCAGGTAAAAGAAATTAACTTGTATCCCGGCACTCAATCTTCTATTACCGGTAACACCTCCTACTCCGGCAACTACCTCATGACAGTAGGGTTCAACCCCAATGTAAACGCCCGCCGCACCAGCGTTATTTTGGAAATAACCGAAGCCCGGTAA
- a CDS encoding sialate O-acetylesterase: MLKNAFRFGAICLLFLFSSKAATAVSLPKIFGSHMVLQQNAEVTMWGWGNPGEEITVTGSWNQEAVKTKASNLAQWQVKLKTPAAGGPFSVTVKGQNTINLEDVLVGEVWLCSGQSNMEWTTKAGIDNGAAEIPKANFPSIRFFTVPRRSADGVQLDVDGEWVVCSPETMPNFSAVGYFFGRQIYLNLKMPVGLINSSWGGTPAEVWVNPQAISKTENLAQAAAKLQEVPWGPVRPGKTYNAMIAPLIPYQIAGALWYQGEANVSDPGNYAQLLPALIQNWRQEWNKDFPFYFVQLAPYKYGRPHEGAMLREAQRRTLTTPNTGMIVITDIGNKDDIHPRNKIDVGLRLANLALAKTYGKKELTYSGPLYKSMKVEGDKIRIQFDHAESGLVAKDGKALTHFEIAGSDNRFVPATAKISGKTVVVQAKEIKNPAAVRFAWDNIAEPNLFNKAGLPASTFNTLENFADSN; encoded by the coding sequence ATGTTAAAAAACGCGTTCCGGTTTGGGGCTATCTGCCTTTTATTTCTTTTTTCAAGTAAAGCAGCAACGGCTGTTTCGTTACCTAAAATATTTGGCAGCCACATGGTGCTGCAACAAAATGCCGAAGTAACCATGTGGGGCTGGGGTAATCCGGGGGAGGAAATTACGGTTACGGGTAGCTGGAACCAGGAAGCCGTAAAAACCAAAGCAAGTAATTTGGCGCAGTGGCAGGTAAAATTAAAAACCCCGGCGGCGGGAGGTCCGTTTTCTGTTACGGTAAAAGGCCAAAATACCATTAACCTGGAAGATGTGTTGGTTGGTGAAGTATGGCTTTGCTCGGGGCAGTCGAACATGGAGTGGACTACCAAAGCGGGCATTGACAATGGTGCCGCCGAAATCCCGAAAGCTAACTTCCCGTCGATCCGGTTTTTTACGGTGCCTCGCCGGTCAGCGGATGGGGTGCAGTTAGATGTAGATGGGGAGTGGGTGGTGTGCTCGCCCGAAACCATGCCCAACTTCAGCGCGGTAGGTTACTTTTTCGGTCGGCAAATTTACCTAAATTTAAAAATGCCGGTGGGCTTAATTAACAGCAGTTGGGGCGGCACGCCCGCCGAGGTTTGGGTAAACCCCCAGGCGATTTCCAAAACCGAAAACTTAGCACAGGCGGCTGCTAAACTGCAGGAAGTTCCCTGGGGACCGGTAAGACCCGGTAAAACTTATAACGCCATGATCGCGCCGCTTATTCCGTACCAAATTGCCGGCGCTTTATGGTACCAGGGCGAAGCCAACGTGAGCGACCCGGGCAACTACGCTCAATTATTGCCCGCCTTAATTCAGAACTGGCGCCAGGAGTGGAACAAAGATTTTCCGTTTTATTTCGTGCAATTAGCACCTTACAAATACGGTCGGCCGCACGAAGGTGCCATGCTTCGCGAAGCGCAACGCCGCACGTTAACTACGCCCAATACCGGTATGATCGTGATTACCGACATTGGCAACAAAGACGATATCCATCCACGCAACAAAATTGATGTGGGTTTACGATTAGCGAACCTGGCTTTAGCGAAAACCTATGGTAAAAAAGAGCTTACCTATTCCGGCCCCCTTTATAAAAGCATGAAGGTAGAAGGAGATAAAATCCGGATTCAGTTTGACCATGCGGAGTCGGGCTTGGTTGCCAAAGATGGAAAAGCGCTTACGCATTTTGAAATTGCCGGTTCTGATAACCGGTTTGTGCCGGCCACGGCCAAAATCAGCGGCAAAACGGTAGTGGTGCAAGCCAAAGAAATTAAGAACCCTGCAGCGGTACGGTTTGCCTGGGATAATATTGCTGAACCCAACTTATTTAACAAAGCCGGTTTACCCGCATCTACCTTTAACACCCTGGAAAACTTTGCGGATAGCAATTGA
- a CDS encoding T9SS type A sorting domain-containing protein gives MNKALQILVISLCSLNLAAPVFASGLCSSNHKQTVATVAKVQEPTQEVKVYPNPTTGKLFISLQGFKQKPVQVQVINVIGNVVLQEKFYETEDQFTKTLELSKFNKGLYYVKLQADKYSEMRKVFLN, from the coding sequence ATGAATAAAGCATTACAAATTTTAGTAATCAGCCTTTGCAGCCTGAACTTAGCCGCTCCGGTTTTCGCCTCCGGATTATGCAGCTCCAATCACAAGCAGACTGTGGCAACGGTGGCCAAAGTACAGGAACCGACTCAGGAAGTGAAAGTGTACCCCAACCCGACTACCGGTAAATTATTTATATCGCTGCAAGGTTTTAAACAAAAGCCGGTGCAAGTGCAGGTAATTAACGTAATAGGCAATGTAGTTTTACAAGAAAAGTTTTACGAAACCGAAGATCAGTTTACCAAAACGTTAGAGCTTAGTAAATTTAACAAAGGTTTGTATTACGTAAAATTACAAGCCGATAAATACAGCGAAATGCGTAAGGTGTTTTTAAATTAA
- a CDS encoding VCBS repeat-containing protein, which translates to MRTRSFPDPHLLTSSPVYRHLKSVLTSWKIAAVGFLVSAVNPCAAQFTLVPAQQTGVSFVNKLIESESANVLAYEYFYNGGGVAVGDLNNDGLPDLYFTGNMVPDRLYVNQGNLQFKDATPKSGLNNAKGWKTGVSLVDLNQDGWLDIYVCYSGNGEPRNRRNKLYINNKNLTFTEKAAEYGLDLPTHSTQAVFFDYDKDGDLDCFVLNHNVKDFKRFDAAAVKAMRDEFAGDRLLRNDNGKFVDVSAAAGIKGNPIGFGLGIAIADINQDGWPDIYVSNDYIEQDYLYLNNGNGTFTDKLEQAVGHLSYFSMGNEVVDINNDGLPDILTLDMLPADNYRQKLLYGPENYETYQNMLRNGFYHQLMRNMLQLNNGDGTFSEVGQLAGISNTDWSWAPLVADFDNDGWKDLFITNGYLRDYTNMDFMKFYADQKMKEAQGSPTALMDIMKQMPSTATQNYIFRNNGRLGFENKVKDWGFDQTFLSNGAVYADLDNDGDLEIITNNVNQEAAIYRNEAHTSASKYLQIQLGKSYAAKDLGAKVWVYAQNNKQYQEFYPSRGFQSSMYQPLHFGLGTASKVDSLRIVWLDGKQHVLTQVPANQKIIVEHPNASSTWKPMAKAKPYFLPMSRVTLPYEHQEDEYNDFKRQLLMPNMLSYQGPKLAQADVNKDGLIDIYAAGAKGQAGTLLLQQKNGTWKATNPPAFMADFMFEDTDAVFFDADQDGDPDLYVVSGGFAYMEKDMLLQDRLYLNDGAGNFTRAHGNIPYESSSDACVTTLDIDKDGDLDLFVGGRVIPGKYPEPANSRLLLNDGKGKFTEATAQLAPFLEKFGLVTDAVTLDVNKDSWPDLVVVGEWMPITVLLNQQGVLKPAENAIKGASTLGWWSRLALEDLDKDGDLDIVAGNFGQNTQLKPSEKEPVTVVYSDFDQNEAIDPFVCYYIQGKSYPLVTRDEALNQIIPLRKKFTSYRSYANATLQEIFTTEQLQQAKTLKATNFNSLILENKGDGTFATHELPQEAQFAPVYAIALVDVDHDGLKDIILGGNQSYTRLKIGKMDANYGTVLRNNGNFKFTYVPQWQSGLQVKGDVRDIAVIKKGSATWLLFGRNNQATQGYLLNTPGL; encoded by the coding sequence TTGAGAACAAGATCATTTCCTGACCCCCATTTACTAACCTCTTCGCCAGTTTACCGGCACTTAAAATCCGTTTTAACTTCCTGGAAAATTGCAGCAGTTGGTTTTTTAGTTTCTGCGGTAAATCCGTGCGCGGCCCAGTTTACCTTGGTACCCGCTCAGCAAACCGGCGTTTCTTTTGTAAATAAATTAATTGAATCCGAGTCGGCCAATGTGCTGGCTTATGAATATTTCTACAACGGGGGTGGGGTAGCCGTTGGCGATTTAAACAACGACGGTTTACCCGATTTGTATTTTACCGGTAACATGGTGCCGGACCGCTTGTATGTAAATCAGGGCAACTTGCAATTTAAGGATGCTACGCCAAAGTCCGGCTTAAACAATGCTAAAGGCTGGAAAACGGGAGTGTCGCTGGTAGATTTAAACCAGGATGGCTGGTTGGATATTTACGTGTGCTACTCCGGCAATGGCGAACCACGAAACCGACGCAATAAGCTTTACATTAACAATAAAAATTTAACTTTTACCGAAAAAGCTGCCGAATACGGTCTGGACTTACCCACCCACAGCACGCAGGCGGTATTTTTTGACTACGACAAAGACGGCGACCTCGACTGTTTTGTTTTAAACCACAACGTAAAAGATTTTAAACGTTTTGATGCGGCCGCCGTGAAAGCCATGCGGGATGAATTTGCCGGTGATCGCTTGCTCCGCAACGATAATGGTAAGTTTGTGGATGTTAGTGCTGCGGCCGGTATTAAAGGCAACCCCATTGGCTTTGGTTTGGGCATAGCCATTGCGGACATTAACCAGGACGGCTGGCCCGATATTTACGTTTCGAACGATTACATCGAACAGGATTACTTGTACCTGAATAACGGCAATGGCACCTTTACTGATAAATTAGAGCAAGCCGTTGGCCATTTAAGTTATTTTTCGATGGGTAACGAAGTGGTAGATATTAATAACGATGGCTTGCCTGATATTCTAACCTTGGATATGCTGCCCGCCGACAACTACCGGCAAAAATTGCTGTACGGTCCGGAAAATTACGAGACCTACCAAAACATGCTCCGTAACGGGTTTTACCACCAGCTCATGCGCAACATGCTGCAATTAAATAACGGCGATGGTACTTTTAGCGAAGTAGGGCAATTGGCGGGCATTTCTAACACCGATTGGAGCTGGGCACCTTTGGTAGCCGATTTCGATAACGATGGCTGGAAAGATTTATTTATCACCAACGGTTATCTGCGCGATTATACCAACATGGACTTTATGAAGTTCTACGCCGACCAGAAAATGAAAGAAGCCCAGGGCAGCCCCACCGCCCTTATGGACATCATGAAACAAATGCCCTCTACCGCTACCCAGAATTATATCTTCCGGAACAACGGCCGTTTGGGTTTCGAGAACAAAGTAAAAGACTGGGGCTTTGATCAAACATTTTTGTCGAACGGAGCTGTTTATGCCGATCTGGATAACGATGGAGATTTGGAAATTATCACCAACAACGTAAACCAGGAAGCCGCCATTTACCGCAACGAGGCCCATACCAGCGCCAGTAAGTATCTGCAAATCCAATTAGGTAAAAGTTACGCTGCCAAAGATTTAGGCGCTAAAGTGTGGGTTTATGCCCAAAACAATAAACAATACCAGGAATTTTATCCATCCCGAGGGTTTCAGTCGAGCATGTACCAGCCCTTGCACTTTGGTTTAGGAACTGCCTCCAAAGTGGATAGCTTACGCATTGTCTGGCTCGATGGCAAGCAACACGTGTTAACCCAGGTACCAGCTAACCAGAAAATTATCGTGGAGCACCCCAATGCCAGCTCTACCTGGAAGCCTATGGCCAAAGCAAAACCTTATTTCCTGCCCATGAGCCGCGTTACCTTGCCCTACGAGCACCAGGAAGACGAGTACAACGATTTTAAACGGCAACTGCTCATGCCCAATATGCTCTCGTACCAGGGACCCAAGTTGGCGCAAGCCGACGTCAATAAAGATGGCCTAATTGATATTTACGCCGCCGGGGCAAAAGGGCAAGCCGGTACTTTGTTGTTACAGCAAAAGAACGGAACCTGGAAAGCTACCAATCCACCAGCCTTTATGGCCGACTTTATGTTCGAAGATACGGATGCCGTTTTTTTTGATGCCGACCAGGATGGCGACCCGGATTTGTACGTGGTGAGCGGGGGCTTTGCTTACATGGAAAAAGACATGCTGCTGCAAGACCGGTTGTATTTAAACGATGGGGCCGGTAATTTTACGAGAGCGCACGGCAATATTCCTTACGAAAGCAGCAGCGATGCCTGCGTAACTACCCTGGATATTGACAAAGACGGGGATTTAGATCTTTTTGTAGGTGGGCGGGTTATTCCGGGTAAATACCCGGAACCAGCCAATAGTCGCCTTTTACTCAACGATGGCAAAGGTAAATTTACCGAAGCTACTGCCCAGCTCGCGCCTTTTTTAGAAAAATTTGGCTTGGTTACCGATGCGGTTACCCTGGATGTAAACAAAGATTCGTGGCCCGATTTAGTAGTAGTGGGCGAGTGGATGCCGATTACGGTTTTACTTAACCAGCAAGGTGTTTTAAAACCAGCCGAAAATGCCATCAAAGGAGCCAGCACCTTGGGCTGGTGGAGCCGTTTAGCTTTGGAAGATTTAGATAAAGACGGGGATTTAGATATAGTAGCCGGTAATTTTGGCCAAAATACGCAACTTAAGCCCAGCGAAAAAGAACCCGTAACCGTGGTGTACAGCGATTTCGACCAGAACGAAGCCATTGATCCGTTTGTGTGCTATTACATTCAAGGCAAATCGTACCCCTTAGTTACCCGCGATGAAGCTTTAAATCAAATTATTCCGCTGCGTAAAAAGTTTACATCGTACCGCTCTTACGCCAATGCTACTTTGCAGGAAATTTTTACGACGGAGCAGTTGCAGCAAGCCAAAACTTTAAAAGCCACTAATTTTAATTCCTTAATCCTGGAAAATAAAGGCGATGGTACTTTTGCCACCCACGAATTACCCCAGGAAGCGCAGTTTGCGCCCGTTTACGCCATTGCGCTGGTAGATGTAGATCATGATGGTCTAAAAGATATTATTCTGGGCGGTAATCAATCTTATACCCGTTTAAAAATCGGGAAAATGGATGCCAATTACGGTACCGTGCTGCGCAACAACGGGAATTTTAAATTTACTTACGTGCCCCAGTGGCAAAGCGGCCTGCAGGTAAAAGGCGACGTGCGTGATATTGCTGTTATTAAAAAAGGCAGCGCCACCTGGTTGTTATTTGGCCGCAATAATCAAGCTACACAAGGGTATTTATTAAACACCCCCGGTTTATGA
- a CDS encoding vanadium-dependent haloperoxidase, producing the protein MKQVIRWFLVLALIITQGNYAKAQTYPADAKIYVQTLKKLTDVMVQDVTGPCAAARYYAYANLAAYEVQNQQAHPIHYASLRGLLRDYPEFAPAGKGKLVNANFASVYTLLRMGEELLPSGYLLEEPRKLLVAEAQKKHRLSKEAVDASVAYSDQVVKQIMQYAAKDNYLKTTGLLRYTPLNTASSWQPTPPGYMEAYEPHWGTLRPFMLDSAAQFKPLPAVPYSGQAGTPFHKLAMEVHDVVKNMNQEQHNIANFWDCNPFFLVQQGHVSYGTKKISPGGHWVGITGIACLKKQLSLAETIRWHTLVGITMADAFISCWNEKYRSNRIRPETFINTHIDRNWRSLLQTPPFPEYTSGHSVVSAAVATILTALAGENFAYTDTVEVEFGLPARHFSSFRQAAHEAAVSRLYGGIHYRDAVDNGFIQGQQIGEFVLQKLKLE; encoded by the coding sequence ATGAAACAAGTAATACGATGGTTCCTGGTTCTGGCTTTAATTATTACCCAAGGGAACTACGCAAAAGCCCAAACTTACCCGGCAGATGCTAAAATCTACGTACAAACTTTAAAAAAGCTCACCGATGTAATGGTCCAGGATGTTACTGGTCCGTGTGCGGCTGCCCGGTATTATGCTTACGCCAACCTGGCTGCCTATGAAGTACAGAACCAACAAGCGCATCCCATCCATTACGCTTCTTTACGGGGTTTATTGCGGGATTATCCGGAATTTGCCCCGGCCGGTAAGGGCAAATTGGTAAACGCCAATTTTGCGAGCGTTTACACCCTGCTCCGTATGGGTGAAGAATTACTGCCTTCGGGTTATTTACTGGAAGAACCCCGTAAATTGTTAGTGGCCGAAGCACAAAAGAAGCATCGTTTAAGCAAGGAAGCTGTTGATGCTTCGGTGGCGTACAGCGACCAGGTAGTAAAACAAATAATGCAGTATGCCGCTAAAGATAATTATTTAAAAACTACGGGCTTATTGCGGTATACGCCCTTAAACACCGCGAGTAGCTGGCAACCCACCCCGCCAGGGTATATGGAAGCCTACGAACCCCATTGGGGCACTTTACGGCCTTTTATGCTGGATAGTGCCGCGCAATTTAAGCCTTTGCCCGCCGTACCTTACAGCGGACAAGCTGGCACGCCTTTCCATAAATTAGCCATGGAAGTGCATGATGTAGTTAAAAACATGAACCAGGAGCAACACAACATTGCCAACTTCTGGGATTGCAATCCGTTTTTTCTGGTGCAGCAAGGCCACGTAAGTTACGGTACTAAAAAAATATCACCCGGCGGCCATTGGGTTGGTATTACCGGAATAGCTTGTCTTAAAAAACAGCTTTCTTTAGCCGAAACTATTCGCTGGCACACCTTGGTCGGTATTACCATGGCCGATGCTTTTATTTCGTGCTGGAATGAGAAGTACCGGAGCAACCGCATCCGGCCCGAAACTTTTATTAACACCCACATCGACCGCAATTGGCGCTCTTTGTTGCAAACGCCCCCTTTTCCGGAATATACCAGTGGCCATAGCGTGGTATCGGCGGCCGTAGCTACCATTCTCACGGCTTTAGCCGGCGAGAATTTCGCGTATACCGACACCGTAGAGGTGGAATTTGGTTTACCGGCCCGCCATTTCAGCTCGTTCCGGCAAGCCGCTCACGAAGCCGCGGTTTCGCGTTTGTACGGGGGCATACATTACCGCGATGCCGTAGACAATGGCTTTATCCAGGGTCAGCAAATAGGGGAGTTTGTATTACAAAAACTAAAACTAGAGTAA